The Setaria viridis chromosome 6, Setaria_viridis_v4.0, whole genome shotgun sequence genome contains a region encoding:
- the LOC117860065 gene encoding uncharacterized protein isoform X2 produces the protein MKFYQVRRGCTHYIYDRITVGIVTCLHPTYLVFSSLVNRPHFTANCSFSSCVEKMGDVKHIRLTVRGASQTKIQDSIHYNLVPDYHRYTKGSDGSSFTVEVGGRVDVARLYECVKKLASSVKIEAVVPQDLKEKTTRLEQDLSDMKKRKDDLKSMLERAEEENGRLQMKLRPVEEENKKLHKKIKDGESSNKLLGTGQLEGQLLYRQTNISIHELELNAKAKLKISEDGHRRIK, from the exons ATGAAGTTCTACCAAGTCCGACGCGGTTGCACGCACTATATATATGACCGGATCACGGTCGGGATAGTTACCTGCTTGCACCCTACGTACTTGGTGTTCAGCTCTCTCGTCAATCGACCACACTTTACCGCTAATTGTTCATTCTCTTCATGTGTCGAAAAAATG GGTGATGTGAAACATATCAGACTGACGGTTCGGGGTGCTAGTCAGACGAAAATTCAGGATTCAATTCACTATAATCTTGTCCCAG ACTATCACAGATACACCAAAGGTTCAGACGGCAGCAGCTTCACGGTCGAAGTTGGAGGCCGTGTGGACGTCGCCAGGTTGTACGAATGCGTGAAGAAGCTAGCATCCAGCGTCAAGATTGAAGCCGTCGTCCCG CAAGATTTGAAGGAGAAAACGACGAGACTGGAGCAGGACCTGTCAGACATGAAGAAGCGCAAGGACGACCTCAAGTCAATGCTTGAGAGAGCCGAGGAAGAGAACGGTCGTCTCCAGATGAAGCTCAGGCCAGTCGAGGAAGAGAACAAGAAGCTGCACAAGAAGATCAAGGATGGAGAGAGCAGCAACAAGCTGCTTGGAACCGGCCAGCTCGAGGGCCAGCTCCTGTATCGCCAAACCAATATTTCCATCCACGAGCTCGAGCTCAATGCCAAAGCCAAGCTCAAGATATCCGAGGACGGTCACCGCAGGATTAAGTAG
- the LOC117860065 gene encoding uncharacterized protein isoform X1 produces the protein MGDVKHIRLTVRGASQTKIQDSIHYNLVPAGGVDYHRYTKGSDGSSFTVEVGGRVDVARLYECVKKLASSVKIEAVVPQDLKEKTTRLEQDLSDMKKRKDDLKSMLERAEEENGRLQMKLRPVEEENKKLHKKIKDGESSNKLLGTGQLEGQLLYRQTNISIHELELNAKAKLKISEDGHRRIK, from the exons ATG GGTGATGTGAAACATATCAGACTGACGGTTCGGGGTGCTAGTCAGACGAAAATTCAGGATTCAATTCACTATAATCTTGTCCCAG CCGGTGGTGTAGACTATCACAGATACACCAAAGGTTCAGACGGCAGCAGCTTCACGGTCGAAGTTGGAGGCCGTGTGGACGTCGCCAGGTTGTACGAATGCGTGAAGAAGCTAGCATCCAGCGTCAAGATTGAAGCCGTCGTCCCG CAAGATTTGAAGGAGAAAACGACGAGACTGGAGCAGGACCTGTCAGACATGAAGAAGCGCAAGGACGACCTCAAGTCAATGCTTGAGAGAGCCGAGGAAGAGAACGGTCGTCTCCAGATGAAGCTCAGGCCAGTCGAGGAAGAGAACAAGAAGCTGCACAAGAAGATCAAGGATGGAGAGAGCAGCAACAAGCTGCTTGGAACCGGCCAGCTCGAGGGCCAGCTCCTGTATCGCCAAACCAATATTTCCATCCACGAGCTCGAGCTCAATGCCAAAGCCAAGCTCAAGATATCCGAGGACGGTCACCGCAGGATTAAGTAG